In Cicer arietinum cultivar CDC Frontier isolate Library 1 chromosome 7, Cicar.CDCFrontier_v2.0, whole genome shotgun sequence, a single window of DNA contains:
- the LOC101498786 gene encoding uncharacterized protein isoform X2 gives MSIDYFKQDIDELIAQFIQDESKTLADMKRIWISKKFSFIYEACPSTNLAFFMQSLYAHCIGYMVSTGSLSHRLGGLYCLYCLYETQPFKPPFKVYISLGELKNLRILVVDAKANDIGVVPVLVKRMLERNMFLFGAVDLMESSVTETVNQLQQLQNARIQVAYEKLFESTPIENYVRMDLGMEVDLNLLKKMSAEYAEAKNVAIKASGILDVQNIKHISEDKELIGDVVEKIADDWHVQKQTFYKQTGLGEDDRYDLELEQLLLQQFADDDDEHNQD, from the exons ATGAGTATTGATTATTTCAAGCAGGACATTGATGAACTTATAGCTCAATTCATTCAG GATGAGTCAAAAACTTTGGCTGATATGAAGAGAATATGGATTTCTAAGAAGTTTTCCTTCATTTATGAAGCATGTCCTTCTACCAACTTGGCCTTCTTTATGCAATCTTTGTATGCTCATTGTATAG GTTACATGGTTAGCACTGGTTCTTTGTCACACAGATTGGGCGGCCTTTATTGCCTCTACTGTCTTTACGAGACTCAACCATTCAAGCCTCCTTTTAAGGTGTATATATCCCTTG GAGAGTTAAAGAATCTTAGAATCCTTGTTGTTGATGCAAAGGCAAATGATATTGGAGTGGTGCCTGTGCTAGTCAAAAGAATGCTGGAAAGAAACATGTTCCTTTTTGGAGCTGTTGACTTAATGGAAAGTTCTGTCACAGAAACAGTAAATCAACTCCAACAATTACAGAATGCTCGTATTCAAGTTGCATATGAAAA GTTATTTGAAAGCACTCCAATTGAAAACTATGTCCGCATGGACCTT GGAATGGAAGTTGATCTCAATTTGCTGAAGAAAATGTCAGCTGAATATGCTGAGGCCAAGAATGTAGCTATTAAAG CGAGCGGTATATTGGACGTCCAAAATATAAAACACATATCAGAAGACAAGGAACTGATAGGAGATGTTGTGGAGAAGATTGCTGATGATTGGCATGTCCAGAAACAAACATTTTATAAACAAACAGGATTGGGGGAGGATGATAGATATGATCTGGAGCTGGAGCAATTACTTCTACAGCAGTTTgcagatgatgatgatgagcaTAATCAAGACTGA
- the LOC101497789 gene encoding probable galactinol--sucrose galactosyltransferase 6 isoform X2 → MTIKSTVRVSDGKLMVKDKTILTGVAENVTETSAATCGPVDGVFLGAEMDNEDSRHVVSLGRLNSVRFMACFRFKLWWMAQKMGDKGSEIPLETQFLLVETKDGSHLESNSIIYTVFLPLIEGSFRACLQGNASNDKLELCLESGDVDTKTTTFSHALFISAGTDPFATIHNAFTAVRNHLNTFRLRHEKKLPGIIDYFGWCTWDAFYQEVTQEGVEDGLQSLSAGGAPPKFVIIDDGWQSVAGDTKENGSDNPPLQRLTGIKENPKFQNKEDPELGIKSIVNIAKEKHGVKYVYVWHAITGYWGGVRPGMKETEEYGSVMSYPNISKGVKENEPTWKTDPLAVQGLGLVNPSKVFNFYDNLHKYLSWAGIDGVKVDVQCILETLGSGLGGRVELTKQYHQALDASISRNFPDNGCIACMSHNTDALYYSKQTAVVRASDDFYPRDPVSHTIHIASVAYNSIFLGEFMQPDWDMFHSLHPAAEYHASARAISGGPVYVSDKPGSHDFDLLKKMLLPDGSVLRARLPGRPTADCLFNDPARDGVSLLKIWNMNAYGGVLGVYNCQGAAWSVTERKNAFHPTDSAAITGYVRGRDVHLISEAVAGDGSDWNGDCVFYAHHSRELVVLPHNVAMPLTLKVLEHEVFVVSPVKVLSNGHRFAPIGLVNMFNAGGSVQGLVYEDWLVGVHLEIKGCGKFGAYCSVRPTRCLLEDSVVDFEYDNDSGLLSFAIDHLPKEGHVHHVKIEL, encoded by the coding sequence ATGACAATCAAATCGACAGTTAGGGTTTCCGACGGGAAACTAATGGTGAAGGATAAGACAATACTAACCGGAGTGGCGGAGAACGTGACCGAGACATCGGCGGCGACTTGCGGACCGGTGGACGGAGTTTTTTTAGGAGCGGAAATGGATAATGAAGATAGCAGACACGTGGTTTCTCTCGGAAGACTAAACTCCGTTAGATTCATGGCGTGTTTCCGTTTCAAACTATGGTGGATGGCACAAAAAATGGGAGATAAAGGAAGCGAAATTCCATTagaaactcaatttttattgGTTGAAACCAAAGATGGGTCCCACCTTGAATCAAATAGTATCATCTACACCGTTTTCCTTCCTCTTATTGAAGGTTCATTCAGAGCTTGTCTTCAAGGAAACGCTTCTAATGACAAGCTTGAACTCTGTCTCGAAAGCGGTGACGTAGATACCAAAACAACGACGTTTTCTCATGCTCTGTTCATCAGTGCCGGCACTGATCCCTTCGCCACAATTCACAACGCCTTCACTGCTGTTAGAAACCACCTCAACACTTTCCGTCTCCGTCATGAAAAGAAGCTTCCCGGAATAATCGATTATTTTGGATGGTGCACGTGGGATGCGTTTTATCAAGAGGTTACACAGGAAGGAGTTGAGGATGGTTTACAGTCTCTCTCCGCCGGTGGAGCGCCGCCGAAGTTTGTCATAATCGACGACGGTTGGCAGTCCGTCGCCGGCGACACCAAGGAAAATGGTTCGGATAATCCACCACTGCAGAGGCTTACAGGGATAAAAGAAAACCCTAAATTTCAGAACAAGGAGGATCCTGAATTAGGGATAAAAAGCATTGTAAACATTGCAAAAGAGAAACACGGTGTGAAATACGTTTACGTATGGCACGCTATAACAGGTTACTGGGGAGGGGTTCGACCGGGGATGAAAGAAACGGAAGAATACGGTTCAGTGATGAGTTACCCCAACATTTCAAAGGGAGTTAAAGAGAATGAACCCACGTGGAAAACCGATCCACTAGCGGTTCAAGGTTTGGGTTTAGTAAACCCAAGTAAGGTTTTTAACTTCTACGATAATTTACATAAGTACCTCTCTTGGGCCGGTATAGACGGTGTTAAAGTTGACGTACAATGTATTTTGGAGACACTGGGTTCGGGCTTAGGTGGTAGAGTTGAATTAACGAAACAGTATCATCAGGCTCTTGATGCTTCTATTTCTAGGAACTTCCCTGATAACGGTTGCATCGCGTGCATGAGTCATAATACTGATGCACTTTATTATTCAAAACAAACGGCTGTTGTTAGAGCTTCTGATGATTTCTATCCACGTGATCCTGTTTCACATACCATTCATATTGCTTCGGTTGCATACAATAGTATTTTCCTTGGGGAGTTTATGCAGCCAGATTGGGATATGTTTCACTCGCTTCATCCCGCGGCTGAGTATCACGCTTCGGCCCGGGCTATAAGTGGCGGGCCTGTTTATGTTAGTGATAAGCCTGGGAGtcatgattttgatttgttgaaAAAGATGTTGTTGCCGGATGGGTCGGTGTTACGGGCCCGTTTACCTGGAAGGCCCACTGCGGATTGTTTGTTTAATGATCCGGCCCGTGATGGGGTGAGTTTGCTTAAGATATGGAACATGAATGCTTACGGTGGGGTGCTGGGAGTGTATAATTGCCAAGGTGCTGCTTGGAGTGTTACAGAGAGGAAGAATGCTTTTCACCCAACGGATTCCGCTGCTATTACTGGCTACGTTAGAGGCCGTGACGTTCATCTTATTTCCGAGGCCGTTGCTGGAGATGGCAGTGATTGGAACGGTGATTGTGTTTTCTACGCTCACCATTCTCGTGAGCTTGTGGTTCTTCCACATAATGTTGCTATGCCGTTGACCTTGAAGGTGTTGGAACATGAGGTGTTTGTTGTTTCGCCTGTTAAGGTTTTGAGTAATGGTCACAGGTTTGCACCTATTGGGCTTGTGAACATGTTCAATGCTGGTGGATCTGTTCAGGGGCTTGTGTACGAGGATTGGTTGGTTGGAGTTCATTTGGAGATTAAGGGGTGTGGCAAGTTTGGTGCTTATTGTTCGGTTAGACCAACAAGGTGTTTGTTGGAAGATAGTGTTGTTGATTTCGAGTATGACAATGATTCTGGGTTGCTGAGTTTTGCTATAGATCATTTGCCAAAAGAGGGACATGTTCACCACGTTAAGATTGAGTTATGA
- the LOC101497459 gene encoding uncharacterized protein encodes MSEDILEIQTLISSDENSNKCSGYSILLQFQQHSCLHPSSLQSLAQSSNCIISSTISDISHHDEEIAAQALKCLGFMIYHPSIVSTLRVDDVDLVLDSLSKLITTTKLKTVCNLGVWCLSVQQLGTSFLVTHFNSLLRAIVHALDNPMGSLSTTFEATQAIMKLSGQLNEQMRDSSHIWAPPIYRRLLSTDKREKDSSERCLLKISSTVIPPSLDLSKVLVKDLKIKLLNGMKDLLDNGMKIQAIQAWGWFIRVLGSHALKNKHLVNDMLKIPEGTFTDPDPQVQIATQVAWEGLIDALVYHSIFASEKKTPAKDTSLQKHNSFGRSNCEDQVNGIYKSIKLIMTPLIGIMSSKCDMSVHSSCMNTWCYLLHKLDTSVNESALTKMVLEPILKAIFQKGPDSKTIWLWNLGLDLLSDSVSQKCRDVNCVGIGLSSSGKSSWKQHPIRWLPWDISRLDFYLSIIFVLIRQASGTTVTCDHRSHVYDAALRLFIYILKGVKLEMESPSTNYDGIICCLNTLLTFMKKVCEDLYSDGSENYDVYYTSLKFIDAITKELGFSILGSPLYKFSLDLKYINGMKSGDHNKNQKFLTVNCISYMDKVSPLVYLIVLYFRTVVQLTLKSQQSDRISQEMSEYFTLIFSVSDPLDNLLTCIGLLYKHIEPIYLIIWIAVAQGLNSCVYDATWKSLKESLSDSIGYSSICHLLVYPIIAHFEVPRLTSSNASASMAKYLISPETKPRLELAIQTWKSLYGYLREGFECSTSTNFSGDLCKLINRCLDENVGMLERGTDFKLRCNDIDLGVLHLSGNFLIHILEQIHTLELVSETNRSKSECDSKILYSIKNCLTFASKYMNLLRIKMVTDPLPGFVGTSRLSSALARFIKCLHWKQDILLFLEIISCPLLQWLSNMGMHDEKTNDQLKLLWTEILSSLRRSQPPFHFGSALLELHEPLFEKTLDHPSPSISETTIEFWNSTFAQQIIFDFPPRLLHVLDKLSRHGKLKLQNRSGWSFKKCHTHEEGGNALQGYRVSAKHNRTSKRVELMLDTQKEAPPLSFKKKRLELTEHQKEVRRAQQGRERDTGGHGPGIRTYTNADFSQGFDDSQESLENIRDSEAILEMLRKTI; translated from the exons ATGTCAGAAGACATTCTTGAAATCCAAACTCTAATTTCTTCAGATGAAAACTCCAACAAATGTTCCGGTTACTCCATACTTCTTCAATTCCAACAACATTCTTGTCTCCACCCTTCTTCCCTTCAATCCCTTGCACAGTCCTCCAATTGCATTATTTCTTCCACCATTTCCGATATCTCGCACCACGATGAAGAAAT AGCTGCACAAGCTTTGAAGTGTTTGGGATTCATGATTTACCATCCATCCATTGTTTCCACGCTTCGAG TGGATGATGTCGATTTGGTCTTGGATTCATTATCCAAACTTATCACGACCACAAAATTGAAG ACTGTTTGTAATTTAGGGGTGTGGTGCTTATCTGTCCAACAGTTGGGTACATCATTTCTTGTTACTCACTTCAATTCGTTGTTAAGGGCGATCGTTCATGCACTAGACAATCCAATGGGTTCTTTGTCAACAACATTTGAAGCTACTCAG GCTATAATGAAGCTATCTGGTCAATTAAATGAGCAAATGAGAGACTCGTCGCATATCTGGGCTCCTCCAATATACAGGAGACTTCTCAGCACAgacaagagagagaaagatTCCTCAGAAAGGTGCTTGTTGAAGATCAGCTCCACAGTTATCCCTCCTTCATTGGATCTCTCCAAG GTTCTTGTCAAAGATTTGAAGATAAAATTGCTCAATGGGATGAAGGACTTGCTAGATAACGGTATGAAGATTCAAGCTATTCAAGCATGGGGTTGGTTTATTCGAGTGCTCGGATCCCATGCTTTGAAGAATAAGCATTTAGTTAATGATATGCTGAAAATTCCTGAGGGTACATTTACAGATCCTGATCCTCAAGTTCAGATTGCCACACAG GTTGCCTGGGAAGGTCTTATTGATGCCCTTGTTTACCATTCAATATTTGCTTCAGAGAAAAAGACACCAGCTAAGGATACTTCTCTTCAGAAACATAATTCATTTGGTAGGAGCAATTGTGAGGATCAAGTAAATGGGATTTACAAAAGCATAAAGCTTATAATGACTCCACTGATTGGCATCATGTCTAGTAAATGTGATATGTCCGTCCATTCATCCTGCATGAACACGTGGTGTTATTTGCTACATAAGCTTGATACCTCTGTCAATGAATCAGCATTGACAAAAATGGTTTTAGAGCCTATTCTTAAAGCAATATTTCAGAAAGGACCTGATAGCAAGACCATCTGGTTATGGAACCTGGGCCTTGATCTGCTCAGTGATAGTGTTTCACAGAAGTGCAGGGATGTAAACTGCGTAGGAATTGGACTTTCTTCATCTGGCAAAAGCTCTTGGAAGCAACACCCAATTAGATGGCTTCCATGGGATATCAGTCGATTGGACTTTTATCTTAGTATCATTTTTGTTCTCATTCGTCAAGCATCAGGGACAACAGTCACTTGTGATCACCGAAGTCATGTCTATGATGCTGCCTTAaggttatttatatatattttgaaaggaGTCAAACTGGAGATGGAAAGTCCATCTACCAATTATGATGGTATTATATGTTGCTTGAACACATTACTGACATTTATGAAAAAAGTATGTGAAGATTTATACTCAGATGGCAGTGAAAACTATGATGTGTATTATACTTCCCTTAAGTTCATAGATGCTATCACAAAGGAGTTAGGTTTTTCTATCTTGGGATCTCCTCTGTACAAGTTTTCTTTAGACCTAAAGTATATCAATGGCATGAAATCAGGTGATCATaacaaaaaccaaaaatttctTACTGTCAACTGTATTTCTTATATGGACAAGGTTTCTCCACTGGtttatttgatagtgctttACTTCCGAACGGTGGTTCAGTTAACATTAAAGTCCCAGCAATCAGACCGCATTTCACAAGAGATGTCtgaatattttacattaattttttctgTAAGTGATCCGCTGGACAATCTCCTCACCTGTATTGGCCTCTTGTACAAACATATCGAACCAATTTACTTAATTATATGGATAGCAGTGGCTCAAGGTCTGAATTCCTGTGTATATGACGCAACCTGGAAGTCACTAAAGGAATCCTTGTCTGACAGCATTGGATATTCTTCCATATGCCACCTTTTAGTTTATCCCATCATAGCACATTTTGAAGTTCCAAGATTGACCTCGTCAAATGCTAGTGCATCAATGGCGAAGTATCTTATATCACCAGAAACAAAGCCGAGGCTTGAACTTGCTATTCAAACATGGAAATCACTTTATGGATATCTCAGGGAAGGCTTTGAATGTTCAACATCCACCAATTTCTCAGGGGACCTGTGCAAATTGATAAATAGGTGTCTTGATGAAAATGTTGGCATGTTAGAGAGGGGTACCGATTTCAAGTTAAGATGCAATGACATAGATCTTGGTGTTCTTCATCTATCTGGCAATTTCTTGATACACATTCTTGAACAAATTCACACTTTGGAATTAGTGTCAGAAACAAACCGAAGTAAATCTGAATGTGATAGCAAAATACTCTACAGTATAAAGAACTGCCTAACCTTTGCTTCCAA GTATATGAATTTGTTGAGGATAAAGATGGTGACAGACCCACTGCCTGGTTTTGTTGGGACATCAAG GCTATCTTCTGCATTGGCACGCTTTATTAAGTGCCTTCACTGGAAGCAAGatattcttctttttctggAG ATTATTTCCTGTCCACTACTTCAATGGCTATCAAATATGGGAATGCATGATGAAAAAACAAACGATCAACTAAAACTTCTGTGGACTGAAATTCTTAGCTCCTTAAGAAGAAGTCAACCTCCATTCCACTTTGGTTCAGCTTTGCTCGAACTTCATGAACCTCTATTCGAAAAAACTCTTGACCACCCATCTCCCTCCATCTCAGAGACAACCATAGAATTTTGGAATTCTACATTTGCTcaacaaattatttttgatttcCCTCCACGTCTGCTTCATGTCTTGGACAAGCTATCCCGACATGGAAAAttaaaacttcaaaatagaAGCGGATGgtcttttaaaaaatgtcatACTCATGAAGAAGGCGGCAACGCTCTGCAGGGATACAGAGTCAGTGCAAAACACAACAGGACTTCTAAGAGAGTAGAATTAATGTTGGATACACAAAAGGAGGCGCCTCCTCTGAGTTTTAAAAAGAAGAGGTTGGAACTTACTGAGCATCAAAAGGAAGTTAGGAGAGCCCAGCAAGGAAGGGAAAGGGATACTGGTGGACATGGCCCAGGAATTAGAACATACACCAATGCCGACTTTTCACAAGGGTTTGATGATTCACAAGAAAGCTTGGAGAACATTAGAGATTCCGAAGCCATATTGGAGATGTTGAGAAAAACTATCTAA
- the LOC101497789 gene encoding probable galactinol--sucrose galactosyltransferase 6 isoform X1 yields the protein MLTMASNLCYNSSSSLSINTKPPFLSQQHHTFLSRIYPTLIFLKHKNQISISISDFRIRKHYSNPPFPLITSFKRREEEVEEMTIKSTVRVSDGKLMVKDKTILTGVAENVTETSAATCGPVDGVFLGAEMDNEDSRHVVSLGRLNSVRFMACFRFKLWWMAQKMGDKGSEIPLETQFLLVETKDGSHLESNSIIYTVFLPLIEGSFRACLQGNASNDKLELCLESGDVDTKTTTFSHALFISAGTDPFATIHNAFTAVRNHLNTFRLRHEKKLPGIIDYFGWCTWDAFYQEVTQEGVEDGLQSLSAGGAPPKFVIIDDGWQSVAGDTKENGSDNPPLQRLTGIKENPKFQNKEDPELGIKSIVNIAKEKHGVKYVYVWHAITGYWGGVRPGMKETEEYGSVMSYPNISKGVKENEPTWKTDPLAVQGLGLVNPSKVFNFYDNLHKYLSWAGIDGVKVDVQCILETLGSGLGGRVELTKQYHQALDASISRNFPDNGCIACMSHNTDALYYSKQTAVVRASDDFYPRDPVSHTIHIASVAYNSIFLGEFMQPDWDMFHSLHPAAEYHASARAISGGPVYVSDKPGSHDFDLLKKMLLPDGSVLRARLPGRPTADCLFNDPARDGVSLLKIWNMNAYGGVLGVYNCQGAAWSVTERKNAFHPTDSAAITGYVRGRDVHLISEAVAGDGSDWNGDCVFYAHHSRELVVLPHNVAMPLTLKVLEHEVFVVSPVKVLSNGHRFAPIGLVNMFNAGGSVQGLVYEDWLVGVHLEIKGCGKFGAYCSVRPTRCLLEDSVVDFEYDNDSGLLSFAIDHLPKEGHVHHVKIEL from the exons ATGTTAACAATGGCGTCAAATTTATGCTATAattcttcttcctctctttctATAAATACCAAACCTCCATTTCTTTCGCAACAACATCACACGTTCCTTTCTCGCATTTATCCAACACTAATATTTCTCAAACACAAAAATCAGATCTCAATCTCTATTTCTG ATTTCAGAATTCGCAAACACTATTCAAATCCACCGTTTCCACTAATTACTTCTTTTAAG AGAAGAGAGGAAGAGGTTGAAGAAATGACAATCAAATCGACAGTTAGGGTTTCCGACGGGAAACTAATGGTGAAGGATAAGACAATACTAACCGGAGTGGCGGAGAACGTGACCGAGACATCGGCGGCGACTTGCGGACCGGTGGACGGAGTTTTTTTAGGAGCGGAAATGGATAATGAAGATAGCAGACACGTGGTTTCTCTCGGAAGACTAAACTCCGTTAGATTCATGGCGTGTTTCCGTTTCAAACTATGGTGGATGGCACAAAAAATGGGAGATAAAGGAAGCGAAATTCCATTagaaactcaatttttattgGTTGAAACCAAAGATGGGTCCCACCTTGAATCAAATAGTATCATCTACACCGTTTTCCTTCCTCTTATTGAAGGTTCATTCAGAGCTTGTCTTCAAGGAAACGCTTCTAATGACAAGCTTGAACTCTGTCTCGAAAGCGGTGACGTAGATACCAAAACAACGACGTTTTCTCATGCTCTGTTCATCAGTGCCGGCACTGATCCCTTCGCCACAATTCACAACGCCTTCACTGCTGTTAGAAACCACCTCAACACTTTCCGTCTCCGTCATGAAAAGAAGCTTCCCGGAATAATCGATTATTTTGGATGGTGCACGTGGGATGCGTTTTATCAAGAGGTTACACAGGAAGGAGTTGAGGATGGTTTACAGTCTCTCTCCGCCGGTGGAGCGCCGCCGAAGTTTGTCATAATCGACGACGGTTGGCAGTCCGTCGCCGGCGACACCAAGGAAAATGGTTCGGATAATCCACCACTGCAGAGGCTTACAGGGATAAAAGAAAACCCTAAATTTCAGAACAAGGAGGATCCTGAATTAGGGATAAAAAGCATTGTAAACATTGCAAAAGAGAAACACGGTGTGAAATACGTTTACGTATGGCACGCTATAACAGGTTACTGGGGAGGGGTTCGACCGGGGATGAAAGAAACGGAAGAATACGGTTCAGTGATGAGTTACCCCAACATTTCAAAGGGAGTTAAAGAGAATGAACCCACGTGGAAAACCGATCCACTAGCGGTTCAAGGTTTGGGTTTAGTAAACCCAAGTAAGGTTTTTAACTTCTACGATAATTTACATAAGTACCTCTCTTGGGCCGGTATAGACGGTGTTAAAGTTGACGTACAATGTATTTTGGAGACACTGGGTTCGGGCTTAGGTGGTAGAGTTGAATTAACGAAACAGTATCATCAGGCTCTTGATGCTTCTATTTCTAGGAACTTCCCTGATAACGGTTGCATCGCGTGCATGAGTCATAATACTGATGCACTTTATTATTCAAAACAAACGGCTGTTGTTAGAGCTTCTGATGATTTCTATCCACGTGATCCTGTTTCACATACCATTCATATTGCTTCGGTTGCATACAATAGTATTTTCCTTGGGGAGTTTATGCAGCCAGATTGGGATATGTTTCACTCGCTTCATCCCGCGGCTGAGTATCACGCTTCGGCCCGGGCTATAAGTGGCGGGCCTGTTTATGTTAGTGATAAGCCTGGGAGtcatgattttgatttgttgaaAAAGATGTTGTTGCCGGATGGGTCGGTGTTACGGGCCCGTTTACCTGGAAGGCCCACTGCGGATTGTTTGTTTAATGATCCGGCCCGTGATGGGGTGAGTTTGCTTAAGATATGGAACATGAATGCTTACGGTGGGGTGCTGGGAGTGTATAATTGCCAAGGTGCTGCTTGGAGTGTTACAGAGAGGAAGAATGCTTTTCACCCAACGGATTCCGCTGCTATTACTGGCTACGTTAGAGGCCGTGACGTTCATCTTATTTCCGAGGCCGTTGCTGGAGATGGCAGTGATTGGAACGGTGATTGTGTTTTCTACGCTCACCATTCTCGTGAGCTTGTGGTTCTTCCACATAATGTTGCTATGCCGTTGACCTTGAAGGTGTTGGAACATGAGGTGTTTGTTGTTTCGCCTGTTAAGGTTTTGAGTAATGGTCACAGGTTTGCACCTATTGGGCTTGTGAACATGTTCAATGCTGGTGGATCTGTTCAGGGGCTTGTGTACGAGGATTGGTTGGTTGGAGTTCATTTGGAGATTAAGGGGTGTGGCAAGTTTGGTGCTTATTGTTCGGTTAGACCAACAAGGTGTTTGTTGGAAGATAGTGTTGTTGATTTCGAGTATGACAATGATTCTGGGTTGCTGAGTTTTGCTATAGATCATTTGCCAAAAGAGGGACATGTTCACCACGTTAAGATTGAGTTATGA
- the LOC101498786 gene encoding uncharacterized protein isoform X1, producing the protein MSIDYFKQDIDELIAQFIQDESKTLADMKRIWISKKFSFIYEACPSTNLAFFMQSLYAHCIGYMVSTGSLSHRLGGLYCLYCLYETQPFKPPFKVYISLGELKNLRILVVDAKANDIGVVPVLVKRMLERNMFLFGAVDLMESSVTETVNQLQQLQNARIQVAYEKLFESTPIENYVRMDLGMEVDLNLLKKMSAEYAEAKNVAIKEASGILDVQNIKHISEDKELIGDVVEKIADDWHVQKQTFYKQTGLGEDDRYDLELEQLLLQQFADDDDEHNQD; encoded by the exons ATGAGTATTGATTATTTCAAGCAGGACATTGATGAACTTATAGCTCAATTCATTCAG GATGAGTCAAAAACTTTGGCTGATATGAAGAGAATATGGATTTCTAAGAAGTTTTCCTTCATTTATGAAGCATGTCCTTCTACCAACTTGGCCTTCTTTATGCAATCTTTGTATGCTCATTGTATAG GTTACATGGTTAGCACTGGTTCTTTGTCACACAGATTGGGCGGCCTTTATTGCCTCTACTGTCTTTACGAGACTCAACCATTCAAGCCTCCTTTTAAGGTGTATATATCCCTTG GAGAGTTAAAGAATCTTAGAATCCTTGTTGTTGATGCAAAGGCAAATGATATTGGAGTGGTGCCTGTGCTAGTCAAAAGAATGCTGGAAAGAAACATGTTCCTTTTTGGAGCTGTTGACTTAATGGAAAGTTCTGTCACAGAAACAGTAAATCAACTCCAACAATTACAGAATGCTCGTATTCAAGTTGCATATGAAAA GTTATTTGAAAGCACTCCAATTGAAAACTATGTCCGCATGGACCTT GGAATGGAAGTTGATCTCAATTTGCTGAAGAAAATGTCAGCTGAATATGCTGAGGCCAAGAATGTAGCTATTAAAG AAGCGAGCGGTATATTGGACGTCCAAAATATAAAACACATATCAGAAGACAAGGAACTGATAGGAGATGTTGTGGAGAAGATTGCTGATGATTGGCATGTCCAGAAACAAACATTTTATAAACAAACAGGATTGGGGGAGGATGATAGATATGATCTGGAGCTGGAGCAATTACTTCTACAGCAGTTTgcagatgatgatgatgagcaTAATCAAGACTGA